The following proteins are encoded in a genomic region of Aptenodytes patagonicus chromosome 13, bAptPat1.pri.cur, whole genome shotgun sequence:
- the MRTFB gene encoding myocardin-related transcription factor B isoform X3: protein MIDSSKKQQQGFSEILPAGDVKPLKEKECLEVNSQKSLKEVLQLRLQQRRTREQLVDQGIMPPLKSPAAFHEQIKSLERARTENFLKHKIRSRPDRSELVRMHILEETFAEPSLQATQMKLKRARLADDLNEKIAQRPGPMELVEKNILPVDSSVKEAIIAVGQENYPQALDDYSFDEDSSDALSPDQPASQESQGSAASPGEPKTSDSPSPITSNATTSTQYPPLTSPVPEFLKTPSTIEQHVTRSTATTTLTTNTVSAAKPGPTLVKQSHPKNPNDKHRSKKCKEPKPRVKKLKYHQYIPPDQKGEKNEPQMDSNYARLLQQQQLFLQLQILSQQQQHYNYQTILPAPLKPLNDKQSNNGSTPLNTLNNSTPTSAASSPRQNSNIPSRKPGPLPSSLDDLKVAELKMELKLRGLPVSGTKTDLIERLKPYQDLNNNGVATSSSVTVTTSTGATGNTGEVTVAFPVATLNKPVANTISSFPPEKTSTGPGCKVVNTENISSPLPVSPSPSEQSSLSTDDTSMADTFTEMITMMSPSQFLSTSPLRANISDDNQNRSSGSISTMEFDVAEKDRKLQEKEKQIEELKRKLEQEQKLVEVLKMQLEVEKRGQQQQSQASGNSAALEQKQFSAAVKDENALTDCSSTSQSVPVASHSLGQSVYTSGQNPVAKKAVVIKQEIPVAKAEPQNAISQFYVNPQRQPQTAVVAQPQALLTTQGTAQLLLPLSIQGPNSTTAVQLPVGNIKLQAQSQAGIQTPSQIPAPISSSGLVQTAPQMHTPQSNQNTITQHALGQTQQIRKVFPPTTSNTVFSYQTAPVTTPSQSFINKTSNSNIHTGGNQVPSVQNGPATPNKPGSPSQAQPYIVQQSLFNNTVSKTKDPPRYEEAIKQTRNIQTSHREISSAHSQQMDDLFDILIKSGEISLPIKEEPSPISKMRPVTANITTMPVNTVISRPPPQIQMAPPPVSLEPTTSLSVSLENQLEALLDGTLPSGNEIPQLTSSNEDRESFSLIEDLQNDLLNHSSILDHSHSPMETSDPQFTTNNSCLSLDLPDTNLDNMEWLDITMPSSSSGLTPLSSTAPSMFSTDFLDPQDLQLHWD, encoded by the exons taCTTCAGCTGAGACTACAACAAAGACGGACACGAGAACAGCTGGTGGACCAGGGCATCATGCCAC CTTTGAAAAGTCCAGCTGCATTCCATGAGCAGATAAAGAGCCTGGAGCGAGCCAGG actgaaaattttTTGAAGCACAAGATTCGCAGCAGGCCGGACCGGTCTGAGCTGGTCAGAATGCATATCCTCGAAG AGACCTTTGCAGAGCCTTCACTACAAGCCACTCAGATGAAACTGAAGAGAGCTCGGTTGGCAGATGATCTGAATGAGAAGATTGCTCAGAGGCCTGGCCCCATGGAACtggtagaaaaaaatattcttcctgtAGACTCCAGTGTTAAAGAAGCTATTATAG CAGTTGGACAAGAGAATTATCCTCAAGCTTTGGATGATTATTCATTTGATGAAGATAGCAGTGATGCTTTATCACCAGATCAGCCAGCCAGCCAAGAATCCCAGGGTTCAGCAGCTTCCCCTGGTGAGCCAAAAACAAGTGACTCACCATCACCAATAACATCAAATGCTACTACGTCAACACAG taTCCACCTTTAACCTCTCCAGTTCCTGAATTTCTCAAAACTCCCTCTACAATTGAACAGCACGTTACACGTTCTACGGCTACAACCACCCTGACCACAAATACTGTATCTGCAGCAAAGCCTGGGCCAACGTTAGTAAAG CAAAGCCACCCAAAGAACCCAAATGATAAGCATCGGAGCAAGAAATGTAAAGAACCTAAGCCAAGGGTGAAAAAATTGAAGTATCATCAATATATTCCACCTGATCAGAAAGGTGAGAAAAATGAGCCACAGATGGACTCCAACTATGCTCGTCTGCTACAACAGCAGCAACTGTTTTTGCAGCTGCAGATCCTGAGCCAACAGCAACAACACTACAACTACCAGACAATTCTACCTGCACCGCTGAA GCCACTGAATGACAAACAAAGTAACAATGGGAGTACGCCACTGAATACTTTGAACAACAGTACACCAACATCAGCTGCCAGCTCACCAAGACAGAATAGTAATATTCCTAGCCGGAAACCAGGACCTCTACCTTCAAGCCTGGATGACTTGAAG gtaGCAGAGCTTAAAATGGAGTTGAAATTGAGGGGATTACCAGTCTCTGGAACAAAAACAGATCTTATTGAGCGTCTGAAACCCTACCAAGATCTTAACAACAATGGGGTTGCTACTAGTAGCTCTGTTACAGTAACCACTTCTACTGGGGCCACAGGTAACACTGGGGAAGTGACTGTGGCATTTCCTGTTGCAACACTAAATAAACCAGTGGCTAATACAATATCCagctttcctccagaaaaaacaTCTACTGGACCTGGCTGCAAAGTAGTAAATACTGAAAACATTAGCTCTCCTTTGCCTGTATCTCCCTCTCCTTCAGAACAATCTAGTCTAAGCACAGATGATACTAGTATGGCAGATACTTTCACAGAAATGATAACCATGATGTCACCATCCCAGTTCTTAAGTACTTCACCACTAAGAGCAAATATAAGTGATGATAATCAGAATCGCAGTAGTGGAAGCATCTCAACCATGGAGTTTGATGTAGCAGAAAAGGACCGCAAgcttcaagaaaaagaaaagcagattgaAGAGCTCAAAAGGAAACTGGAACAAGAGCAAAAACTTGTGGAAGTACTGAAAATGCAACTTGAGGTTGAAAAACGGGGGCAACAGCAACAGTCTCAGGCTTCTGGTAATTCAGCTGCTTTGGAACAGAAGCAATTCAGTGCTGCTGTCAAAGATGAAAATGCTCTTACTGACTGCTCTAGTACAAGTCAATCTGTACCTGTAGCTAGTCATTCTTTAGGACAATCGGTATATACTAGTGGCCAGAATCCAGTTGCCAAAAAGGCAGTTGTTATCAAGCAGGAGATACCTGTGGCCAAAGCTGAACCTCAGAATGCCATTTCTCAATTTTATGTTAATCCGCAGAGGCAGCCGCAAACTGCAGTTGTTGCCCAACCTCAAGCTTTATTAACTACCCAAGGAACTGCACAGCTGCTCCTTCCGCTATCTATCCAGGGACCGAATTCTACCACTGCAGTCCAGCTACCAGTTGGAAATATAAAGTTGCAG GCTCAATCACAAGCTGGAATACAGACCCCATCACAAATACCTGCTCCTATTTCTTCCTCTGGCCTGGTCCAGACAGCACCTCAGATGCATACTCCACAATCAAACCAAAATACCATCACGCAGCATGCACTTGGTCAGACCCAACAAATCAGAAAG GTTTTTCCACCTACCAcatcaaatacagtattttcctaTCAGACTGCACCAGTTACAACACCTTCACAATCTTTCATTAATAAAACATCAAACTCTAACATTCACACTGGTGGTAACCAGGTTCCCTCTGTGCAGAATGGACCTGCTACTCCTAATAAG CCTGGCTCTCCATCTCAAGCCCAGCCTTATATTGTTCAACAGTCCCTCTTCAACAACACAGTATCCAAGACAAAAGATCCTCCTCGTTATGAAGAGGCCATAAAACAGACCCGCAATATTCAGACATCGCACCGTGAG ATTTCCAGTGCACACAGTCAGCAGATGGATGATCTTTTTGATATTCTCATCAAGAGCGGAG AGATTTCCCTTCCAATAAAGGAGGAACCATCTCCCATTTCTAAAATGAGACCAGTAACAGCCAACATCACTACAATGCCAGTGAATACAGTGATATCCCGCCCACCACCACAAATCCAAATGGCCCCTCCTCCTGTGTCCTTAGAACCAACCACCAGCTTGTCTGTAAGTCTGGAAAACCAACTTGAAGCCCTCTTGGATGGAACTTTACCATCAGGTAATGAAATTCCTCAACTGACAAGCAGTAATGAGGACAGAGAGTCATTTTCTTTAATTGAAGACCTCCAGAATGATCTGCTTAATCACTCCAGCATTTTAGATCACTCTCATTCACCCATGGAAACATCCGACCCGCAGTTTACCACTAATAATTCTTGTCTGTCTCTTGACCTTCCCGATACAAATTTGGACAATATGGAATGGCTAGACATTACAATGCCCAGCTCCTCATCTGGACTCACTCCTCTCAGTTCTACTGCCCCCAGCATGTTTTCCACTGACTTTCTAGATCCACAAGATCTACAGTTGCACTGGGATTAA
- the MRTFB gene encoding myocardin-related transcription factor B isoform X1, whose amino-acid sequence MDHLGTADAEDDSGSLTRLAPSPHSEAVAHEFKELSLQPNQYLPPLNERKNVLQLRLQQRRTREQLVDQGIMPPLKSPAAFHEQIKSLERARTENFLKHKIRSRPDRSELVRMHILEETFAEPSLQATQMKLKRARLADDLNEKIAQRPGPMELVEKNILPVDSSVKEAIIVGQENYPQALDDYSFDEDSSDALSPDQPASQESQGSAASPGEPKTSDSPSPITSNATTSTQYPPLTSPVPEFLKTPSTIEQHVTRSTATTTLTTNTVSAAKPGPTLVKQSHPKNPNDKHRSKKCKEPKPRVKKLKYHQYIPPDQKGEKNEPQMDSNYARLLQQQQLFLQLQILSQQQQHYNYQTILPAPLKPLNDKQSNNGSTPLNTLNNSTPTSAASSPRQNSNIPSRKPGPLPSSLDDLKVAELKMELKLRGLPVSGTKTDLIERLKPYQDLNNNGVATSSSVTVTTSTGATGNTGEVTVAFPVATLNKPVANTISSFPPEKTSTGPGCKVVNTENISSPLPVSPSPSEQSSLSTDDTSMADTFTEMITMMSPSQFLSTSPLRANISDDNQNRSSGSISTMEFDVAEKDRKLQEKEKQIEELKRKLEQEQKLVEVLKMQLEVEKRGQQQQSQASGNSAALEQKQFSAAVKDENALTDCSSTSQSVPVASHSLGQSVYTSGQNPVAKKAVVIKQEIPVAKAEPQNAISQFYVNPQRQPQTAVVAQPQALLTTQGTAQLLLPLSIQGPNSTTAVQLPVGNIKLQAQSQAGIQTPSQIPAPISSSGLVQTAPQMHTPQSNQNTITQHALGQTQQIRKVFPPTTSNTVFSYQTAPVTTPSQSFINKTSNSNIHTGGNQVPSVQNGPATPNKPGSPSQAQPYIVQQSLFNNTVSKTKDPPRYEEAIKQTRNIQTSHREISSAHSQQMDDLFDILIKSGEISLPIKEEPSPISKMRPVTANITTMPVNTVISRPPPQIQMAPPPVSLEPTTSLSVSLENQLEALLDGTLPSGNEIPQLTSSNEDRESFSLIEDLQNDLLNHSSILDHSHSPMETSDPQFTTNNSCLSLDLPDTNLDNMEWLDITMPSSSSGLTPLSSTAPSMFSTDFLDPQDLQLHWD is encoded by the exons taCTTCAGCTGAGACTACAACAAAGACGGACACGAGAACAGCTGGTGGACCAGGGCATCATGCCAC CTTTGAAAAGTCCAGCTGCATTCCATGAGCAGATAAAGAGCCTGGAGCGAGCCAGG actgaaaattttTTGAAGCACAAGATTCGCAGCAGGCCGGACCGGTCTGAGCTGGTCAGAATGCATATCCTCGAAG AGACCTTTGCAGAGCCTTCACTACAAGCCACTCAGATGAAACTGAAGAGAGCTCGGTTGGCAGATGATCTGAATGAGAAGATTGCTCAGAGGCCTGGCCCCATGGAACtggtagaaaaaaatattcttcctgtAGACTCCAGTGTTAAAGAAGCTATTATAG TTGGACAAGAGAATTATCCTCAAGCTTTGGATGATTATTCATTTGATGAAGATAGCAGTGATGCTTTATCACCAGATCAGCCAGCCAGCCAAGAATCCCAGGGTTCAGCAGCTTCCCCTGGTGAGCCAAAAACAAGTGACTCACCATCACCAATAACATCAAATGCTACTACGTCAACACAG taTCCACCTTTAACCTCTCCAGTTCCTGAATTTCTCAAAACTCCCTCTACAATTGAACAGCACGTTACACGTTCTACGGCTACAACCACCCTGACCACAAATACTGTATCTGCAGCAAAGCCTGGGCCAACGTTAGTAAAG CAAAGCCACCCAAAGAACCCAAATGATAAGCATCGGAGCAAGAAATGTAAAGAACCTAAGCCAAGGGTGAAAAAATTGAAGTATCATCAATATATTCCACCTGATCAGAAAGGTGAGAAAAATGAGCCACAGATGGACTCCAACTATGCTCGTCTGCTACAACAGCAGCAACTGTTTTTGCAGCTGCAGATCCTGAGCCAACAGCAACAACACTACAACTACCAGACAATTCTACCTGCACCGCTGAA GCCACTGAATGACAAACAAAGTAACAATGGGAGTACGCCACTGAATACTTTGAACAACAGTACACCAACATCAGCTGCCAGCTCACCAAGACAGAATAGTAATATTCCTAGCCGGAAACCAGGACCTCTACCTTCAAGCCTGGATGACTTGAAG gtaGCAGAGCTTAAAATGGAGTTGAAATTGAGGGGATTACCAGTCTCTGGAACAAAAACAGATCTTATTGAGCGTCTGAAACCCTACCAAGATCTTAACAACAATGGGGTTGCTACTAGTAGCTCTGTTACAGTAACCACTTCTACTGGGGCCACAGGTAACACTGGGGAAGTGACTGTGGCATTTCCTGTTGCAACACTAAATAAACCAGTGGCTAATACAATATCCagctttcctccagaaaaaacaTCTACTGGACCTGGCTGCAAAGTAGTAAATACTGAAAACATTAGCTCTCCTTTGCCTGTATCTCCCTCTCCTTCAGAACAATCTAGTCTAAGCACAGATGATACTAGTATGGCAGATACTTTCACAGAAATGATAACCATGATGTCACCATCCCAGTTCTTAAGTACTTCACCACTAAGAGCAAATATAAGTGATGATAATCAGAATCGCAGTAGTGGAAGCATCTCAACCATGGAGTTTGATGTAGCAGAAAAGGACCGCAAgcttcaagaaaaagaaaagcagattgaAGAGCTCAAAAGGAAACTGGAACAAGAGCAAAAACTTGTGGAAGTACTGAAAATGCAACTTGAGGTTGAAAAACGGGGGCAACAGCAACAGTCTCAGGCTTCTGGTAATTCAGCTGCTTTGGAACAGAAGCAATTCAGTGCTGCTGTCAAAGATGAAAATGCTCTTACTGACTGCTCTAGTACAAGTCAATCTGTACCTGTAGCTAGTCATTCTTTAGGACAATCGGTATATACTAGTGGCCAGAATCCAGTTGCCAAAAAGGCAGTTGTTATCAAGCAGGAGATACCTGTGGCCAAAGCTGAACCTCAGAATGCCATTTCTCAATTTTATGTTAATCCGCAGAGGCAGCCGCAAACTGCAGTTGTTGCCCAACCTCAAGCTTTATTAACTACCCAAGGAACTGCACAGCTGCTCCTTCCGCTATCTATCCAGGGACCGAATTCTACCACTGCAGTCCAGCTACCAGTTGGAAATATAAAGTTGCAG GCTCAATCACAAGCTGGAATACAGACCCCATCACAAATACCTGCTCCTATTTCTTCCTCTGGCCTGGTCCAGACAGCACCTCAGATGCATACTCCACAATCAAACCAAAATACCATCACGCAGCATGCACTTGGTCAGACCCAACAAATCAGAAAG GTTTTTCCACCTACCAcatcaaatacagtattttcctaTCAGACTGCACCAGTTACAACACCTTCACAATCTTTCATTAATAAAACATCAAACTCTAACATTCACACTGGTGGTAACCAGGTTCCCTCTGTGCAGAATGGACCTGCTACTCCTAATAAG CCTGGCTCTCCATCTCAAGCCCAGCCTTATATTGTTCAACAGTCCCTCTTCAACAACACAGTATCCAAGACAAAAGATCCTCCTCGTTATGAAGAGGCCATAAAACAGACCCGCAATATTCAGACATCGCACCGTGAG ATTTCCAGTGCACACAGTCAGCAGATGGATGATCTTTTTGATATTCTCATCAAGAGCGGAG AGATTTCCCTTCCAATAAAGGAGGAACCATCTCCCATTTCTAAAATGAGACCAGTAACAGCCAACATCACTACAATGCCAGTGAATACAGTGATATCCCGCCCACCACCACAAATCCAAATGGCCCCTCCTCCTGTGTCCTTAGAACCAACCACCAGCTTGTCTGTAAGTCTGGAAAACCAACTTGAAGCCCTCTTGGATGGAACTTTACCATCAGGTAATGAAATTCCTCAACTGACAAGCAGTAATGAGGACAGAGAGTCATTTTCTTTAATTGAAGACCTCCAGAATGATCTGCTTAATCACTCCAGCATTTTAGATCACTCTCATTCACCCATGGAAACATCCGACCCGCAGTTTACCACTAATAATTCTTGTCTGTCTCTTGACCTTCCCGATACAAATTTGGACAATATGGAATGGCTAGACATTACAATGCCCAGCTCCTCATCTGGACTCACTCCTCTCAGTTCTACTGCCCCCAGCATGTTTTCCACTGACTTTCTAGATCCACAAGATCTACAGTTGCACTGGGATTAA